The following proteins are co-located in the Labrys monachus genome:
- a CDS encoding hydantoinase B/oxoprolinase family protein, whose product MATHDNGLDPVTFEVLKNAYVNIVDQMAEQIFRTCYSFVIYSRDFSSALCDVNGDTIMQGSGDIAAHVGTLHYTAKAVINNFKGDIHPGDVFVVNDVYQGGTHFNDTRIVRPMFYKGELLGFSQANGHWADVGGAVPGSFNVNAIDHMAEGLRITPTRVWSKGQCLDDVCRLIASNTRAPADIIGDMQAQAEATKVAEQEICRLVEKYGLDVIKKSFGAVQDYVEVLTRQRVAALPDGVWETEDYIDVDPGAGEGLVPIRIKMTIKGDQVHYDLSKSHPKSISSFLNACFGGSFAAIVAGTKMQFPEIPLNSGFYRVVTVDLGPEGSVVNAAWPTPVAGFCSGPFEKIMNSIFELWAEILPERAMACTFNLDYLLIGGRDGRQPGHQYFMWYDWMVGGWGARNGRDGWAATGPVFGVQLGTQPFEGQERLAPVLTTCHELRADSGGPGEFRGGMGVEKGVILTKIDRTVASYCCDRERSITWGLWGGLPSIPHGVWVNQGVENERYLGSLFSNVPLEAGDIVSRPSAGGGGLGDPLERDEAMVCEDVADGYVSIERAAKDYGVVIREVDADLAHYEVDHEASAVKRAYIRANRLKWLQQDAAEIASRYRAGDLDMLDLIRAHGVIVNWGSGELLPETTRQFRAMLMRRTVPYWGKSIADGKDASITLKVA is encoded by the coding sequence ATGGCAACCCATGACAACGGCCTCGACCCGGTGACGTTCGAGGTTCTCAAGAACGCCTATGTCAACATCGTCGATCAGATGGCGGAGCAGATCTTCCGCACCTGCTATTCCTTCGTCATCTATTCGCGCGATTTTTCGTCGGCGCTGTGCGACGTCAACGGCGATACGATCATGCAGGGGTCGGGCGATATCGCCGCCCATGTCGGCACGCTGCATTACACGGCCAAGGCCGTGATCAACAACTTCAAGGGCGACATCCATCCCGGCGACGTCTTCGTCGTCAACGACGTCTATCAGGGCGGCACGCATTTCAACGACACCCGCATCGTACGTCCGATGTTCTACAAGGGCGAGCTGCTCGGCTTTTCCCAGGCCAACGGCCATTGGGCCGATGTCGGCGGCGCCGTCCCCGGCTCCTTCAACGTCAACGCCATCGACCACATGGCCGAGGGATTGCGCATCACCCCGACGCGGGTGTGGAGCAAGGGCCAGTGCCTCGACGATGTCTGCCGGCTGATCGCGTCCAACACCCGCGCGCCCGCCGACATCATCGGCGACATGCAGGCGCAGGCCGAGGCCACCAAGGTGGCCGAGCAGGAGATCTGCCGCCTCGTCGAGAAATACGGCCTCGACGTCATCAAGAAGTCCTTCGGCGCGGTGCAGGACTATGTCGAGGTGCTGACGCGCCAGCGGGTGGCGGCGCTGCCCGACGGCGTGTGGGAAACCGAGGACTATATCGATGTCGACCCGGGCGCCGGGGAGGGGCTCGTCCCGATCCGCATCAAGATGACGATCAAGGGCGACCAGGTCCATTACGACCTGTCGAAGTCGCATCCCAAGTCGATATCGAGCTTCCTCAATGCCTGCTTCGGCGGATCCTTCGCGGCCATCGTCGCGGGCACCAAGATGCAGTTCCCCGAGATCCCGCTGAATTCCGGCTTCTACCGGGTCGTCACCGTCGATCTCGGGCCGGAAGGGTCGGTCGTCAACGCCGCCTGGCCGACGCCGGTCGCCGGCTTCTGTTCCGGGCCGTTCGAGAAGATCATGAACTCGATCTTCGAACTCTGGGCCGAGATCCTGCCCGAGCGGGCCATGGCCTGCACCTTCAACCTCGACTACCTCCTGATCGGGGGGCGCGACGGACGCCAGCCCGGCCACCAATACTTCATGTGGTATGACTGGATGGTCGGCGGCTGGGGCGCGCGCAACGGCCGGGACGGCTGGGCCGCGACCGGACCGGTCTTCGGCGTCCAGCTCGGCACGCAGCCCTTCGAAGGGCAGGAGCGCCTCGCCCCGGTTCTCACCACCTGCCACGAATTGCGGGCCGATTCCGGCGGGCCAGGCGAATTCCGCGGCGGCATGGGCGTCGAGAAGGGCGTGATCCTCACCAAGATCGACCGCACCGTCGCCTCCTATTGCTGCGACCGCGAGCGTTCGATCACCTGGGGCCTGTGGGGCGGGCTGCCGTCGATCCCGCACGGCGTCTGGGTCAACCAGGGCGTCGAGAACGAGCGCTATCTCGGCTCGCTGTTCTCCAACGTGCCGCTCGAAGCCGGCGACATCGTCTCGCGTCCGTCGGCGGGCGGCGGCGGCCTCGGCGATCCCCTGGAGCGCGACGAGGCGATGGTGTGCGAGGACGTCGCCGACGGCTATGTCTCGATCGAGCGGGCGGCCAAGGATTACGGCGTCGTCATCCGCGAGGTCGACGCGGACCTCGCTCATTACGAGGTCGATCACGAGGCGAGCGCGGTCAAGCGTGCCTATATCCGCGCCAACCGCCTCAAATGGCTGCAGCAGGATGCGGCGGAGATCGCGTCGCGCTATCGCGCCGGCGATCTCGACATGCTCGATTTGATCCGCGCGCATGGCGTCATCGTCAATTGGGGCTCGGGCGAATTGCTGCCCGAGACCACCCGCCAGTTCCGCGCCATGCTGATGCGCCGCACCGTGCCCTATTGGGGCAAGAGCATCGCCGACGGCAAGGACGCCTCGATCACCCTCAAAGTCGCCTGA
- a CDS encoding ANTAR domain-containing response regulator, whose protein sequence is MLKPLRDIRSVRVLVFHPKDRECDELVAQVRRIGCRVEAVWPPQDDIPSDTHIAFVLFRQDTLTNALLKVLAERPALTLIAIVEFESPAVIEAVARAGTKAVITKPIRPFGLLTSMIIAHTLTDRIKSSSERIGKLEARLVGLKQVEQAKSILMSRRGITEQEAYDTIRAHAMSKRTTIEAVCAAIIEASGFFGA, encoded by the coding sequence GTGCTCAAACCCCTCCGCGACATCCGCAGCGTCCGCGTGCTGGTCTTTCATCCCAAGGATCGCGAATGCGACGAGCTGGTCGCCCAGGTCCGGCGCATCGGCTGCCGGGTGGAGGCGGTCTGGCCGCCCCAGGACGACATCCCCTCCGACACCCATATCGCCTTCGTGCTCTTCCGGCAGGACACGTTGACGAATGCCCTGCTCAAGGTCCTGGCGGAGCGGCCGGCGCTGACCCTCATCGCCATCGTCGAGTTCGAGAGCCCCGCCGTGATCGAGGCGGTGGCGCGTGCCGGCACGAAAGCCGTCATCACCAAGCCGATTCGTCCATTTGGGCTCTTGACAAGCATGATTATCGCTCATACGCTCACTGACAGAATAAAATCTTCATCTGAAAGAATAGGAAAGCTAGAGGCCCGGTTGGTCGGCTTGAAGCAAGTCGAACAGGCCAAATCTATTCTTATGTCCCGGCGCGGGATCACGGAGCAGGAAGCCTACGATACAATTCGCGCACATGCGATGTCGAAGAGGACAACGATTGAAGCGGTGTGTGCTGCGATCATTGAGGCAAGCGGTTTCTTCGGCGCCTAG
- a CDS encoding hydantoinase/oxoprolinase family protein, which produces MTTGSELSERAVRVACDVGGTFTDICVLNESSGRMHVAKVPTTPDPIEGVLAGIEAGGVDLNDLVLFSHGTTLATNALITRRFPPAVMITTKGFRDTIEIRRGNRDDLWDTYKEMAKPYIRRRDRLVVTERTDYAGVIVTPLNEEEARDLARIVGKRGVKTVAICFANAFINPKNEQRMRDILAAEIPDATISLSSDIMPEIFEHERFSTTVANAVLAPVVGSYARRLEGRMKEGGYKEDVLLLHSGGGVMTAKTAEQYAARLSASGIAAGAIASRFVAEHAGFKNSIGLDMGGTSTDVSLCDNGNLRITKEWYVEYGYPICFPSIEVLTIGAGGGSLAWIDAAKSLRNGPQSAGSTPGPACYGRGGTNPTNCDANVVLGRLSDNLAGGKVSLDKTLATEAIRKGVAEPLGMSVEDAALAVLKVANANMADAVRLLSIRRGYDPRDFALVAFGGAGPLHGAALARDLSIPVVLVPPNPGVTSALGCLLVDIQHDVTQMYLSKTDDVNIDDLEATYRALEIEGRERLRNEGVPDDRMVFQRKIDMRYLGQWRALSIGLSAPVLSLEEAIATFHHEHGREHNYSRPGAPVEVYRVSVIATGLTPKARFAEFDPVDAPAVPAGTRLVRFDELPEAVETPVYDRATLQAGMKVAGPAVIDQLDSTIIVPPGVTAEVDRSLTIAMHIPQA; this is translated from the coding sequence ATGACGACTGGAAGCGAACTTTCGGAGCGGGCGGTGCGCGTCGCCTGCGACGTCGGCGGTACCTTCACCGATATCTGCGTGCTCAACGAGAGCTCGGGCCGCATGCATGTGGCGAAGGTGCCGACCACGCCCGACCCGATCGAGGGCGTGCTGGCCGGCATCGAGGCGGGCGGCGTCGATCTCAACGACCTCGTCCTGTTCTCGCACGGCACGACGCTGGCGACCAACGCGCTGATCACCCGCCGCTTTCCGCCGGCGGTGATGATCACCACCAAGGGCTTCCGCGACACCATCGAGATCCGCCGCGGCAACCGCGACGATCTCTGGGACACCTACAAGGAGATGGCCAAGCCCTATATCCGCCGTCGCGACCGTCTCGTCGTCACCGAGCGCACCGACTATGCCGGCGTGATCGTCACGCCGCTGAACGAGGAGGAAGCCCGCGACCTCGCCCGCATCGTCGGCAAGCGCGGGGTGAAGACGGTGGCGATCTGCTTCGCCAACGCCTTCATCAATCCGAAGAACGAGCAGAGGATGCGCGACATCCTCGCCGCCGAGATCCCCGACGCGACCATCTCGCTCTCCAGCGACATCATGCCGGAGATCTTCGAGCATGAACGCTTCTCGACCACCGTCGCCAATGCGGTGCTGGCGCCGGTCGTCGGCTCCTACGCCCGGCGGCTCGAAGGGCGCATGAAGGAGGGCGGCTACAAGGAGGACGTGCTGCTGCTCCATTCCGGCGGCGGCGTGATGACGGCCAAGACGGCCGAGCAATATGCGGCGCGCCTGTCCGCCTCGGGTATCGCCGCCGGCGCCATCGCCAGCCGCTTCGTCGCCGAGCATGCCGGCTTCAAGAACTCCATCGGCCTCGACATGGGCGGCACCTCCACCGACGTGTCGCTGTGCGACAACGGCAATCTGCGCATCACCAAGGAATGGTATGTCGAATATGGCTATCCCATCTGCTTTCCCTCGATCGAGGTGCTGACCATCGGCGCGGGCGGCGGCTCGCTCGCCTGGATCGACGCCGCCAAATCGCTGCGCAACGGGCCGCAATCGGCCGGCTCGACGCCGGGGCCGGCCTGCTACGGCCGCGGCGGCACCAACCCGACCAATTGCGACGCCAATGTCGTGCTCGGCCGGCTGAGCGACAACCTGGCCGGCGGCAAGGTCTCGCTCGACAAGACGCTGGCGACCGAGGCCATCCGCAAGGGCGTCGCCGAGCCGCTCGGCATGTCGGTGGAGGATGCGGCGCTCGCCGTCCTCAAGGTCGCCAACGCCAACATGGCCGATGCCGTGCGCCTGCTGTCGATCCGCCGCGGCTACGACCCGCGCGATTTCGCCCTCGTCGCCTTCGGCGGCGCCGGGCCGCTCCATGGCGCCGCCCTCGCCAGGGACCTGTCGATCCCGGTGGTGCTCGTGCCGCCCAATCCGGGCGTCACCTCGGCCCTCGGCTGCCTGCTGGTCGATATCCAGCACGACGTCACCCAGATGTATCTGTCGAAGACGGACGACGTGAACATCGACGATCTCGAGGCGACCTATCGCGCGCTCGAGATCGAAGGGCGCGAGCGCCTCAGGAACGAGGGCGTGCCCGATGACCGCATGGTGTTCCAGCGCAAGATCGACATGCGCTATCTCGGCCAGTGGCGGGCGCTGTCGATCGGGCTTTCGGCCCCCGTCCTTTCGCTGGAGGAGGCCATCGCCACCTTCCACCACGAGCATGGCCGCGAGCACAATTACTCCCGTCCCGGCGCACCGGTGGAAGTCTACCGCGTCAGCGTGATCGCCACCGGCCTGACGCCCAAGGCCCGCTTCGCCGAATTCGATCCGGTCGACGCGCCGGCGGTGCCGGCGGGCACGCGCCTCGTCCGCTTCGACGAATTGCCGGAGGCGGTCGAGACGCCGGTCTACGACCGGGCAACCCTTCAGGCCGGCATGAAGGTGGCCGGGCCGGCCGTCATCGACCAGCTCGATTCCACCATCATCGTGCCGCCCGGCGTGACGGCGGAAGTCGATCGCTCGCTCACCATCGCGATGCACATCCCGCAGGCCTGA